The following are encoded in a window of Roseimaritima ulvae genomic DNA:
- a CDS encoding cation:proton antiporter: protein MTIEPVAAWSLLAGLTFLLAALGRGPLRRWPVSMPAIYLLVGAAVGPWGTGLLDFELIKHVKVVESVTEVAVLLSLLTAGLQLKPQWRHYLKAPIPLASLTMVVTIAGVTLLGTLLLDLPLGAAVLLGAVLAPTDPVLASEVQVKHHDDTDRLRYALTGEAGLNDGAAFPFIMLGLGLLGHHELGEFGWRWVTIDLLWATTAGLGVGWVNGYLVSRAAVWLRRQSDSPTACEEALTLGLIGLSYGAALSIHAYGFLAVFAAGVAMRLYAETPSEDDKPDKLMHTVTGVNHQFGHIVEVAVVILVGSLVTSYWTIGSDWWIAILVFLMIRPIGVFVALGFKDMHFPQKSMIAVFGIRGIGSLYYLSYAISHGLDDATANRLAGIVLTTIALSIMIHSNTASLMMRMYADESAEDET, encoded by the coding sequence ATGACGATTGAACCGGTTGCCGCGTGGTCGCTTCTCGCCGGACTGACTTTTCTACTAGCGGCGTTGGGTCGGGGGCCATTACGCCGGTGGCCGGTGTCGATGCCAGCGATCTACCTACTCGTCGGTGCCGCCGTGGGTCCGTGGGGAACAGGATTGCTGGATTTTGAGCTAATCAAGCACGTCAAAGTGGTGGAGTCGGTGACGGAAGTCGCCGTTCTGCTCAGTTTGCTCACCGCGGGATTGCAACTGAAGCCGCAATGGCGTCACTACCTGAAGGCCCCCATCCCACTGGCGTCTCTGACGATGGTCGTTACCATCGCGGGAGTGACGCTGCTGGGTACGCTCCTGCTGGACCTGCCTCTTGGAGCGGCGGTCTTACTGGGGGCTGTGCTCGCACCGACGGATCCGGTGCTGGCGAGCGAAGTTCAGGTCAAACACCACGACGATACCGATCGACTAAGATATGCGCTAACGGGTGAAGCCGGCCTGAATGACGGAGCCGCGTTCCCGTTCATCATGCTGGGACTGGGACTGCTCGGGCATCATGAGCTTGGCGAATTCGGCTGGCGATGGGTGACGATTGACCTCCTGTGGGCGACTACTGCAGGACTTGGCGTCGGCTGGGTAAACGGCTACCTCGTCAGTCGCGCCGCGGTGTGGCTCAGGCGGCAATCGGACTCTCCCACCGCTTGTGAAGAAGCTTTGACGCTAGGGCTGATCGGTTTGAGCTATGGAGCTGCCCTATCCATCCATGCCTATGGATTTCTCGCAGTCTTCGCCGCCGGTGTGGCGATGCGTCTGTATGCGGAGACCCCATCCGAGGACGATAAACCGGACAAGCTGATGCACACGGTGACAGGCGTAAACCACCAATTTGGCCATATTGTGGAAGTCGCCGTCGTCATCCTGGTCGGCAGCCTCGTGACGTCCTACTGGACGATCGGGAGCGATTGGTGGATCGCGATACTTGTATTTCTCATGATCCGTCCGATCGGCGTTTTCGTAGCGTTGGGCTTCAAAGACATGCACTTTCCTCAAAAAAGCATGATCGCTGTTTTCGGCATTCGCGGAATTGGGTCACTGTATTACTTGAGTTACGCAATTAGTCATGGCCTGGACGATGCAACCGCGAATCGGCTGGCGGGAATCGTTCTAACCACCATCGCACTGTCCATCATGATCCACAGCAACACTGCTTCATTAATGATGCGAATGTACGCCGATGAATCGGCGGAGGATGAAACGTGA
- a CDS encoding AI-2E family transporter yields MATSTDDHSDKSTDTQTRAVPPTGAALSSDAGKWHRRAVFGIFLLLLIGGLGHAQVFLTPVILGFLLALVFSPVRRLLERSGIPPGLAAAAIVLSLVAGMALTTYLLAGPIMGWVEEAPSIGARLETRIREIRESVGGDEEGPSVDEVVNKIEDAAMPSDGDVQEVVVQEKGYLGTLASTAPSVLIQIVMVLVLLFFVLASGDMFYEKIVHVMPTFHDKRRAIKIARDIERKLSRYLLTITIINASLGVAIGVTMWAFGMPNPLLFAVIGCLFNYVPYIGAIAGTVIALVVGMLTFDGVAAAIVPAFTYYLLTAIEGQFVTPYFVGRNLKLNTVVVFIAVAFWAWVWSVVGMLVAVPLLVTIRTFCEHIPRLEPFGDFLSARGAEVEEAEDVEEAG; encoded by the coding sequence ATGGCAACTTCTACCGATGACCATAGCGATAAGTCGACCGATACCCAAACGCGGGCTGTCCCACCCACAGGTGCCGCCTTGTCGAGCGATGCGGGTAAATGGCATCGACGAGCGGTGTTCGGAATATTTCTGCTTCTACTGATCGGCGGACTTGGTCACGCGCAGGTATTTCTCACTCCGGTCATTCTGGGGTTCCTGCTGGCATTGGTGTTCAGTCCCGTCCGGCGGCTACTAGAACGTTCGGGAATTCCGCCCGGCTTGGCCGCTGCCGCAATTGTGCTCTCCCTGGTCGCAGGCATGGCACTGACAACCTACCTCTTGGCTGGTCCGATTATGGGCTGGGTCGAAGAAGCACCTTCCATCGGAGCGAGATTGGAAACGCGAATCAGAGAGATACGCGAATCGGTGGGCGGTGACGAAGAGGGTCCGTCGGTGGATGAAGTCGTCAATAAAATCGAGGACGCGGCAATGCCTTCGGATGGTGATGTGCAGGAGGTCGTCGTTCAAGAGAAGGGTTATTTGGGGACGCTTGCGTCGACGGCCCCATCGGTATTGATTCAAATTGTGATGGTGCTGGTTCTACTGTTTTTCGTGTTGGCGTCAGGAGACATGTTTTATGAAAAGATCGTCCATGTGATGCCGACTTTTCACGATAAACGCCGGGCGATAAAAATCGCACGCGACATTGAACGCAAGTTATCTCGCTATCTGCTGACAATCACCATTATCAATGCGTCGCTGGGGGTCGCGATCGGCGTAACGATGTGGGCGTTTGGAATGCCCAACCCACTCCTTTTCGCGGTGATCGGTTGTTTGTTCAACTATGTCCCCTACATCGGCGCGATCGCGGGAACCGTGATTGCTCTGGTCGTGGGCATGCTTACGTTCGATGGAGTAGCGGCTGCGATCGTTCCTGCATTTACGTATTACCTGTTGACGGCAATCGAAGGCCAGTTTGTGACTCCGTATTTCGTCGGTCGGAATTTGAAACTGAACACAGTCGTTGTATTCATTGCGGTGGCATTTTGGGCCTGGGTCTGGTCCGTTGTCGGAATGCTGGTTGCCGTCCCATTGCTCGTGACAATCCGAACGTTTTGCGAACACATTCCGAGATTGGAGCCGTTCGGCGACTTCTTGTCCGCTCGTGGCGCAGAGGTCGAGGAGGCTGAAGACGTCGAAGAGGCTGGGTGA
- a CDS encoding WD40 repeat domain-containing protein, which yields MLVGAGGRLSVHPDKPVLVAPRGRNVQFWDLEGASVIETRRIDPSADNTLFTSARYSPDGRYIAFGSPYGPMKVLRLADDALVPISTDRSINGDRIAFHPDGQRFVAVGERTPEGGNIPNAHWVDLQSGESRPLVPDEVEVVDAAVSDDGKYIAIAETQAISIYDTASLDQQMRSPLAEKPTWVVASPDGDWIVGLADGTVRTWSSETGQFVPEANPDMGLGWVIAIDRFDDSNRFCVLTGKQKILIWDRDTGSIRFVGHHGSAHCIRAIPGERGMVTVGFNNGSRLWPMPRPQTNSEPATESQLAWSLVTVSADGSIVAAVGQYVHVWNVSNGKCLTAFEPRTRHIKDVCLSPDGSLIALVGQELKTEVWSVTQGHPVADYFDPDGENRWPETINRRSNCVRFSEDGRQLMVAEQDALRIYDVHSRQRLTELAKVARKTGTVLISMIQAMDTDSQSGRIALAHTYSIVVWDPADERVLKTVETRGPLDAEHPGVFFSNDGKRLVVGHLYRVAVYDIESGHLLDELRSHWVHGRMDEDWLVSNREGQLSWWSPATEYVPPYERTSRRPALKPLMKARGQLKDVALTDDGMLVLIDQHDKPLVYGK from the coding sequence TTGCTTGTCGGCGCCGGTGGTCGATTGTCGGTCCATCCGGACAAGCCGGTCCTCGTGGCCCCCCGCGGGCGTAACGTGCAGTTCTGGGACTTGGAAGGAGCGTCGGTCATCGAAACGCGGCGTATTGATCCGTCGGCCGACAACACTTTGTTTACCAGCGCCAGATATTCCCCGGACGGTCGGTACATCGCCTTCGGCTCTCCGTATGGCCCAATGAAAGTGTTGCGACTTGCTGACGACGCGCTGGTACCGATTTCAACTGACCGCAGCATCAACGGGGACCGGATCGCGTTCCATCCGGACGGCCAGCGATTCGTGGCAGTGGGGGAGCGGACGCCGGAAGGAGGCAACATTCCCAATGCTCATTGGGTGGATTTGCAATCCGGGGAGTCACGCCCATTGGTGCCTGATGAAGTGGAGGTCGTCGATGCGGCCGTCAGCGACGACGGAAAATACATCGCCATCGCAGAGACGCAAGCGATTTCAATTTACGACACCGCGTCGCTGGACCAACAGATGCGATCTCCACTCGCGGAGAAGCCGACTTGGGTGGTCGCCAGCCCAGACGGCGATTGGATCGTCGGACTGGCCGACGGAACCGTGCGAACTTGGTCCTCCGAAACCGGTCAATTTGTCCCGGAAGCGAACCCTGACATGGGGCTCGGATGGGTCATCGCGATCGACCGATTCGACGACAGCAATCGATTCTGCGTTTTGACGGGTAAGCAAAAGATATTGATTTGGGATCGTGACACAGGGTCGATTCGTTTTGTCGGACATCACGGGTCTGCGCATTGCATTCGAGCGATTCCGGGGGAGCGTGGCATGGTCACGGTCGGATTCAATAATGGTTCACGTCTCTGGCCGATGCCTCGCCCTCAGACGAATTCTGAGCCGGCTACCGAGTCGCAATTGGCGTGGTCATTGGTCACTGTTTCGGCAGACGGCTCGATAGTGGCGGCCGTTGGTCAGTACGTTCACGTCTGGAACGTCAGCAATGGAAAGTGCCTGACAGCATTCGAGCCAAGAACACGCCATATCAAGGACGTTTGCTTGTCGCCCGATGGTTCGTTGATCGCGTTGGTGGGTCAGGAATTGAAGACAGAGGTTTGGTCCGTGACGCAAGGCCATCCAGTTGCAGACTACTTTGATCCCGATGGCGAGAATCGCTGGCCAGAAACGATCAACCGCCGATCGAATTGCGTTCGGTTCTCTGAAGACGGGCGACAATTGATGGTCGCAGAACAGGATGCGCTCCGAATCTACGACGTTCACTCACGACAACGGTTGACGGAGTTGGCCAAGGTCGCACGAAAAACCGGGACCGTATTGATTTCGATGATTCAAGCCATGGACACTGATAGTCAATCGGGACGGATCGCGCTGGCACATACATACAGCATCGTGGTTTGGGACCCCGCCGACGAACGTGTCTTGAAAACGGTGGAAACTCGCGGCCCACTCGATGCCGAACATCCGGGCGTCTTTTTTTCTAACGACGGCAAACGACTGGTCGTCGGCCATTTATACCGTGTTGCAGTCTATGACATCGAATCCGGACACTTACTCGACGAACTGCGATCGCATTGGGTGCACGGAAGAATGGATGAGGATTGGTTGGTCAGCAATCGTGAGGGGCAACTGTCATGGTGGTCACCGGCGACCGAGTACGTTCCGCCTTACGAACGAACAAGTCGCCGCCCCGCCCTGAAGCCTCTGATGAAAGCGCGCGGACAATTGAAGGATGTTGCGTTGACAGATGATGGAATGCTGGTCCTCATCGACCAGCATGACAAACCACTGGTGTACGGCAAGTGA
- a CDS encoding transposase, translating into MPRPKRADEANGIYHALNRGNARRTIFEKPEDYDAVERILAEGLQRYPCQILSYQLMPNHWHFVLQPLEDGAMSNFLRWVTLTHTQRYHAHYGTGGRGMSTKVGSRVSRFRMTAISSLCLAMSSETHCEAALSTGPKHGSGDLCTVGEVAPNRRQNCFPPGRSRVFPTGPVA; encoded by the coding sequence ATGCCTAGACCAAAGCGAGCCGACGAAGCCAACGGGATCTACCACGCCCTCAATCGGGGCAACGCGAGGAGGACGATCTTTGAAAAACCGGAAGACTATGATGCGGTTGAACGGATTCTCGCGGAAGGTCTGCAGCGATACCCTTGCCAAATCCTGAGCTACCAGTTGATGCCCAATCACTGGCATTTTGTGCTGCAGCCCTTGGAGGACGGGGCGATGAGCAATTTCCTGCGGTGGGTCACTTTGACCCATACTCAGCGGTATCATGCACACTATGGCACTGGGGGGAGGGGCATGTCTACCAAGGTCGGTTCAAGAGTTTCCCGATTCAGGATGACGGCCATTTCTTCGTTGTGTCTCGCTATGTCGAGCGAAACGCATTGCGAGGCGGCCTTGTCGACCGGGCCGAAGCATGGAAGTGGGGATCTTTGCACCGTTGGCGAAGTCGCCCCGAACCGTCGCCAAAATTGCTTTCCTCCTGGCCGCTCACGCGTCTTCCCAACTGGACCCGTCGCGTGA